The following coding sequences are from one Roseburia hominis A2-183 window:
- a CDS encoding spore germination protein: MEELFHTCDDIKKKRMNLGKNRDVACYLTFIEVSVDMGNSALLEVLKYLRGLEREEILRVLEQNALGTSDATYFTTIEEAGDGLLTGEAIFFVDGFAKAVKIPDDGYPNMGINEADSEKVVRGSNEGFGDSVKQNAALIRKRIRSPQVKVKEKKMGVRSNTNVYLVYMEGIVYPELVAKIEERLEGFEIDGVLDSGVIEQLSEEKWYSPFPQFQTTERPDRAAMSILDGRVVVLSDNSPIALILPTDYNSFIKTSDDYYNRWEIASFERLLRYFASFFAMTLPGLYLAVTNFHTQILPTTLLLSFADARSGVPFPAVIEVIIMELSFELLREAGVRLPGAMGNTIGIVGGLIIGQAAVEANLVSPIVVIVISFTALCSFAVPNEEFATAFRLLKFFFIGICAWLGFFGFLAGLLAVLIHLSHLKSFGVPYLMPYVAADLNDYEDERDFLWRQPLRLLWKRPIYAKKNNRRKLRMKQ; the protein is encoded by the coding sequence ATGGAGGAACTGTTTCACACCTGTGACGACATCAAGAAGAAGCGGATGAATCTTGGAAAAAACCGGGACGTGGCGTGCTACCTCACGTTCATTGAAGTCTCGGTAGATATGGGAAATTCGGCGCTGTTAGAAGTTTTAAAATACTTAAGGGGTCTGGAGCGGGAGGAGATTCTGCGGGTGTTGGAACAGAATGCCCTCGGAACCTCCGATGCGACCTATTTTACGACGATCGAGGAGGCGGGGGACGGTCTTTTGACCGGAGAAGCCATCTTTTTCGTCGACGGTTTTGCGAAAGCGGTCAAGATTCCGGATGACGGTTATCCGAATATGGGGATCAACGAGGCGGACTCGGAAAAAGTGGTGCGTGGTTCTAACGAGGGATTCGGGGATTCGGTAAAACAGAATGCGGCGTTGATCCGCAAGAGAATCCGGTCGCCACAGGTCAAGGTAAAAGAGAAAAAAATGGGCGTGCGCTCCAACACCAACGTCTATCTGGTCTATATGGAAGGAATCGTCTATCCCGAGCTGGTGGCAAAGATTGAGGAGCGGCTGGAGGGATTTGAGATTGACGGGGTACTCGACAGCGGAGTCATTGAACAGCTGTCGGAGGAAAAATGGTATTCCCCGTTTCCACAGTTTCAGACGACGGAACGGCCGGACCGGGCGGCAATGTCCATCCTTGACGGCAGAGTGGTTGTGCTGTCGGACAATTCGCCGATCGCGCTCATTCTGCCGACCGATTACAATTCCTTTATCAAGACGAGCGACGATTACTATAACCGCTGGGAGATCGCAAGCTTTGAGCGCCTTTTGCGCTATTTTGCATCCTTTTTTGCCATGACATTGCCGGGACTCTATCTGGCGGTCACCAATTTCCACACACAGATTCTGCCGACCACGCTCCTGCTGTCCTTTGCGGACGCCAGGAGCGGCGTGCCGTTTCCGGCGGTGATTGAGGTGATTATCATGGAGCTTTCGTTTGAACTGCTGCGGGAGGCGGGAGTGCGGCTGCCCGGAGCGATGGGGAATACGATTGGAATTGTGGGGGGACTGATCATCGGGCAGGCAGCCGTGGAGGCAAATCTGGTGAGTCCGATTGTCGTGATTGTGATCTCGTTTACGGCGCTGTGTTCGTTTGCTGTACCGAATGAGGAGTTTGCAACGGCATTCCGGCTGCTCAAGTTCTTTTTTATCGGAATCTGCGCATGGCTTGGTTTTTTCGGGTTTCTGGCAGGGCTGCTTGCCGTGCTGATCCATCTGTCGCACTTAAAAAGCTTTGGCGTGCCGTACCTGATGCCGTATGTGGCGGCAGATCTGAACGATTATGAAGATGAACGCGATTTCCTTTGGCGGCAGCCACTTCGGCTGCTCTGGAAACGCCCGATCTACGCGAAGAAAAATAACCGCAGAAAGCTGCGGATGAAACAGTGA
- the ispE gene encoding 4-(cytidine 5'-diphospho)-2-C-methyl-D-erythritol kinase, whose amino-acid sequence MKEISVKALAKVNLGLDVVRKRPDGYHEVRMIMQTIHLFDRLEITRNQSGRITMSTNLAFLPTNENNLVYKAAALLKEEFDIGDGIDVKLHKHIPVAAGMAGGSTDAAAVLYGMNRIFDLGLSKEDLMTRGVKLGADVPYCIMRGTALAEGIGEKLSALPPMVKCPVLIAKPQIGVSTKFVYENLKLDADTVHPDIDGLIGAIRAKNLEQIAGHMGNVLETVTIPNYPVIAEIKDHMMEHGAVHAMMSGSGPTVFGLFANGDTAVAAYEAMRESNLAKQVYLTSIYNNAR is encoded by the coding sequence ATGAAAGAGATTTCGGTAAAAGCACTGGCAAAAGTAAATCTCGGACTTGATGTGGTACGGAAGAGACCGGACGGGTACCATGAGGTGCGGATGATCATGCAGACGATTCATCTGTTTGACCGGCTGGAGATTACCCGCAATCAGTCGGGCAGGATTACGATGTCGACCAACCTTGCGTTTCTGCCGACAAATGAGAACAATCTGGTATACAAGGCGGCAGCACTTCTCAAAGAGGAATTTGACATTGGGGACGGTATTGATGTAAAGCTGCATAAGCACATTCCGGTGGCAGCCGGCATGGCAGGCGGAAGCACGGACGCTGCGGCCGTATTATATGGAATGAACCGCATTTTTGATCTGGGGCTTTCTAAGGAGGATCTGATGACGCGCGGTGTGAAGCTCGGCGCGGATGTTCCCTACTGTATTATGCGCGGAACGGCGCTCGCGGAGGGGATCGGTGAAAAATTATCGGCGCTTCCTCCGATGGTCAAATGTCCAGTGCTGATTGCTAAGCCGCAGATCGGGGTTTCCACAAAATTTGTCTATGAGAATCTGAAGCTGGATGCGGATACCGTGCATCCGGATATTGATGGGCTGATCGGTGCGATCCGGGCGAAGAATTTGGAGCAGATCGCAGGACACATGGGAAATGTGCTGGAGACAGTTACGATTCCCAATTATCCGGTCATTGCAGAGATCAAGGATCATATGATGGAGCACGGTGCAGTCCATGCAATGATGAGCGGAAGCGGTCCAACGGTCTTTGGCCTGTTTGCCAACGGGGATACAGCCGTGGCTGCATACGAGGCAATGCGTGAATCAAATCTTGCAAAACAGGTTTACCTGACAAGCATATACAACAATGCGCGGTGA
- a CDS encoding GntR family transcriptional regulator encodes MTEDLTLNMNAYLPLRDVVFNTLREAILKGELKPGERLMELQLAAKLGVSRTPIREAIRMLEQEGLAVTIPRKGAEVARMTEKDMEDVLQIRDALDELAASIACEQISEEELAELRHTMHEFEESTKTGDVKRIAEADVRFHDIIYHATRNVKLENMLNNLREQMYRYRVEYLKDEKNFPILIREHSQIVEGLTAKDKTMLTAAMHKHVMNQATAVKEMIREQEK; translated from the coding sequence ATGACAGAGGATCTGACATTGAACATGAATGCATACCTTCCGCTTCGGGATGTGGTGTTTAACACACTGCGGGAAGCGATCTTAAAAGGAGAGCTTAAGCCGGGGGAGCGTCTTATGGAGCTGCAGCTGGCAGCAAAGCTTGGGGTGAGCCGCACGCCGATCCGTGAGGCGATTCGTATGCTCGAGCAGGAGGGACTGGCGGTCACGATTCCAAGAAAAGGTGCGGAAGTTGCGCGGATGACGGAAAAAGACATGGAGGATGTCTTGCAGATCCGGGATGCGCTCGACGAACTGGCGGCATCCATCGCCTGCGAGCAGATTTCCGAGGAGGAGCTTGCGGAGCTCAGACATACCATGCATGAGTTCGAGGAATCCACAAAGACGGGGGACGTCAAGCGGATTGCGGAGGCGGATGTGCGGTTTCATGACATCATCTATCATGCGACGCGCAACGTCAAGCTGGAGAACATGCTCAACAATCTGCGGGAGCAGATGTACCGCTACCGCGTGGAATATTTAAAGGATGAAAAGAATTTCCCGATTCTGATCCGGGAGCACAGCCAGATCGTGGAGGGGCTTACCGCAAAGGATAAGACCATGCTGACGGCGGCGATGCACAAGCATGTGATGAACCAGGCGACAGCGGTGAAGGAAATGATCCGGGAGCAGGAAAAGTGA